From Neochlamydia sp. AcF84, the proteins below share one genomic window:
- a CDS encoding U-box domain-containing protein: MSSIQQAINQTCAIMRPFFTTIDISLDIAQMITDENVSKLRTAAIVSRTAVLVLNIFSLVGEKKDFSNHTLKTLKGIELGARMVDGPIQFSKHIKDLKEEKYTLSAIIRLITKGAINPCTGILRNICELSIFNEKIYLEKLAKTSEAMRPQWEYDNAEHPNLIGYKKIDRQECERNIQLFEKLSAGFNIAEASVYSIEASYYLIIQKFLEEALRQAAIRESHGGQQVVQHINPLPATDAAQLPENIVDADHLFNFKKLPLIPVEFHQDPTLSKYSCPLTLSPIRNIVQDPTARGEEPIFYERDAIALWLASNQTSPMTRRPLTLEQLFPRFDLQELIDARLEFFENAVKDFLREKINESLAH; this comes from the coding sequence ATGAGTTCTATTCAACAAGCGATTAACCAAACCTGCGCTATCATGAGGCCTTTCTTTACTACTATTGATATTAGCCTAGATATTGCGCAAATGATTACCGATGAAAATGTCTCCAAACTTAGGACTGCGGCGATAGTTTCTCGAACAGCTGTATTAGTACTTAATATATTTTCTTTAGTAGGGGAGAAAAAAGACTTTTCCAATCATACGTTAAAAACTCTCAAAGGAATTGAACTAGGTGCTCGCATGGTGGATGGGCCTATCCAATTTTCAAAACATATAAAAGATTTAAAAGAGGAGAAATATACATTATCAGCAATCATTCGCTTGATTACAAAAGGCGCCATTAATCCTTGTACAGGGATATTAAGAAATATTTGCGAATTAAGTATCTTTAATGAAAAAATCTATTTAGAAAAATTGGCTAAAACTTCTGAAGCCATGCGTCCCCAATGGGAATATGATAATGCTGAGCATCCTAACCTTATCGGATATAAAAAGATTGATCGTCAAGAATGCGAAAGAAATATTCAATTATTCGAAAAACTCAGTGCTGGCTTTAATATCGCCGAAGCAAGCGTATATAGCATAGAGGCAAGCTACTATCTGATCATACAAAAATTTTTGGAAGAGGCTTTAAGACAGGCTGCCATCCGAGAAAGCCATGGAGGGCAACAGGTAGTTCAGCATATAAATCCATTGCCGGCAACTGATGCCGCTCAATTGCCTGAAAACATCGTAGATGCAGATCATCTTTTTAACTTCAAAAAATTACCATTAATTCCTGTCGAATTTCACCAAGATCCTACTTTGAGTAAATATAGCTGTCCTTTAACCCTATCTCCTATACGTAATATTGTACAAGATCCTACTGCCCGAGGCGAAGAGCCCATATTCTATGAACGAGATGCTATTGCTTTATGGCTGGCTAGCAATCAAACTTCTCCTATGACCAGACGTCCCTTAACGCTAGAGCAATTATTTCCTCGCTTTGATTTGCAAGAGCTTATTGATGCAAGATTAGAATTTTTTGAAAATGCTGTTAAAGATTTTTTAAGAGAAAAAATTAACGAAAGCTTAGCACATTAG
- a CDS encoding nucleotide exchange factor GrpE, translated as MTIEDIPDEDESTPSLEKETKPKKEPKTVHISDLELEHLKREIHDYKDKYLRSIAEAENLRKRLNKERQEMMQMAIQSVIVDFLTPLDHMEKALSFTDQMSEEVNNWATGFKMILNQFKEALTNNDVHAFKSIGMPFDPHHHEAVEMIETTEFPEGTVVEENTKGYKMGSKIIRPARVKVAKKSSPETHIEENLSSSTTE; from the coding sequence ATGACTATTGAAGATATACCTGATGAAGATGAATCTACCCCATCTTTAGAAAAGGAAACAAAGCCTAAAAAAGAGCCAAAAACAGTACATATTAGCGATCTTGAACTCGAGCATCTCAAAAGAGAGATACACGATTATAAAGACAAATATTTGCGCTCGATTGCTGAAGCAGAAAATTTAAGAAAACGTTTAAATAAAGAACGACAAGAAATGATGCAGATGGCTATTCAAAGCGTGATAGTAGATTTTCTTACTCCCCTTGATCATATGGAGAAGGCTTTGTCTTTTACAGATCAAATGTCTGAAGAGGTAAATAACTGGGCCACTGGATTTAAAATGATACTTAATCAATTTAAAGAAGCCCTCACTAATAATGATGTGCATGCTTTTAAATCGATAGGGATGCCCTTTGACCCTCATCACCATGAAGCAGTAGAAATGATAGAAACTACAGAATTTCCTGAAGGGACTGTCGTCGAGGAGAATACTAAAGGTTATAAAATGGGTAGCAAGATTATTCGACCTGCTCGAGTAAAAGTAGCCAAAAAATCAAGTCCTGAGACGCATATAGAGGAAAATTTATCCTCCTCTACCACTGAATAA
- the rpsL gene encoding 30S ribosomal protein S12, producing MPTINQLVRQPRTPKKRRSKSPALLKCPQRRGVCLQVKTKTPKKPNSALRKVAWVRLSTGQEVIAYIGGEGHNLQEHSIVLVRGGRVKDLPGVRYHIVRGTLDCAAVQNRKKSRSKYGAKRPK from the coding sequence ATGCCCACAATTAACCAACTTGTACGGCAACCTCGTACACCTAAAAAAAGACGTAGCAAGTCTCCTGCTTTGCTGAAATGTCCACAAAGACGTGGCGTTTGCTTACAGGTAAAAACTAAAACACCTAAAAAGCCCAATTCAGCTCTTCGTAAAGTAGCATGGGTACGTTTATCAACTGGCCAAGAAGTAATCGCCTATATTGGTGGTGAAGGTCATAATCTGCAAGAACATAGCATTGTACTTGTCCGTGGTGGCCGTGTAAAAGACCTTCCAGGTGTACGTTATCATATCGTACGTGGAACATTAGACTGTGCAGCTGTACAGAATCGCAAAAAATCAAGATCGAAATATGGGGCAAAACGGCCCAAGTAA
- the dnaK gene encoding molecular chaperone DnaK produces the protein MTQKKSKIIGIDLGTTNSCVAVMEGGAPKVIANAEGTRTTPSIVAYKGNERLVGIPAKRQAITNPENTISSSKRFIGRKYDEVVSEIKTVPYKVTKNANGDAVFEVLGNKIVSPEEVGAQILIKMKETAEAYLGEKVTEAVITVPAYFNDSQRQSTKDAGRIAGLDVKRIIPEPTAAALAYGLDKEKSDKKIAVFDLGGGTFDISILEIGDGVFEVLATNGDTHLGGDDFDNEILKWILDTFKQENGIDLHNDKMALQRLRDAAEKAKIELSGTQSTEINQPFITMDATGPKHLSLTLTRSKLESLAHNLIERTKEPCLKALKDAGLKKEDINEIILVGGMTRMPAVQEVVKDIFGKEGNKGVNPDEVVAVGAAIQGGVLTGEVKDVLLLDVTPLTLGIETMGGVMTPLVERNTTIPTQKKQIFSTAADNQPAVTIRVLQGERKMANDNREIGRFDLSDIPPAPRGIPQIEVAFDIDADGILHVSAKDISSGKEQKIRIEAQSGLREDDIQRMLKDAELHAEEDKKRKEEVEIRNEADSLSFRAAKSLEEYKEKLPKDLVDTIQSKIEAIKKALEGVDIERIKTAKQELETQMQHIGEAIAKAGHAGSPDASYGQSTAGGPGAGFGAEQQESQKQGNGEETIEEADIEIIDDNKK, from the coding sequence ATGACTCAAAAAAAATCAAAAATTATAGGCATTGACTTAGGGACTACAAATTCCTGCGTAGCAGTGATGGAAGGTGGAGCTCCTAAAGTCATTGCTAATGCTGAAGGTACAAGAACCACTCCCTCTATCGTAGCTTATAAAGGCAATGAGCGCCTTGTAGGTATTCCTGCAAAGCGCCAAGCTATTACTAATCCAGAAAACACTATTTCATCTTCAAAACGCTTCATTGGCCGTAAATATGATGAAGTAGTGTCTGAGATTAAGACAGTGCCCTATAAAGTTACCAAAAATGCTAATGGAGATGCAGTCTTTGAAGTATTAGGTAATAAGATTGTTAGCCCCGAAGAAGTGGGTGCACAAATCTTAATTAAGATGAAAGAGACAGCAGAAGCATATTTGGGAGAAAAAGTAACGGAAGCTGTGATTACAGTTCCTGCCTACTTTAACGATTCTCAGCGCCAATCCACGAAAGATGCCGGTCGTATTGCTGGCTTAGATGTTAAACGTATCATCCCTGAACCTACCGCCGCTGCCTTAGCTTATGGTTTAGATAAAGAAAAGAGTGATAAAAAAATCGCGGTATTTGACTTAGGAGGAGGCACTTTTGATATCTCGATCTTAGAAATAGGAGATGGTGTTTTCGAAGTGCTAGCCACCAATGGTGACACTCACTTGGGTGGTGACGACTTTGATAACGAAATTCTTAAATGGATTCTTGATACCTTTAAACAAGAAAATGGCATCGATCTGCATAATGATAAGATGGCTTTGCAGCGCTTACGTGATGCGGCCGAGAAGGCGAAAATTGAACTCTCTGGCACACAATCGACAGAGATTAATCAGCCCTTCATCACCATGGATGCTACTGGGCCTAAACACTTGTCTTTAACCTTAACTCGCTCGAAACTAGAAAGCTTAGCTCATAACCTAATCGAGCGTACTAAAGAGCCTTGCCTAAAAGCCTTGAAAGATGCTGGCTTAAAAAAAGAGGACATTAACGAAATTATTCTCGTAGGAGGAATGACTCGTATGCCTGCTGTGCAAGAGGTGGTGAAAGACATTTTTGGCAAAGAAGGAAATAAAGGTGTTAACCCCGATGAAGTGGTCGCTGTAGGCGCAGCAATCCAAGGTGGAGTTTTGACAGGCGAGGTAAAAGATGTACTTTTACTCGACGTTACCCCTCTAACGCTTGGTATCGAAACTATGGGCGGCGTAATGACTCCTCTAGTGGAGCGAAACACTACTATTCCCACTCAAAAGAAACAGATCTTCTCTACCGCAGCTGACAATCAACCTGCCGTAACAATCCGTGTTCTGCAAGGTGAACGTAAGATGGCCAATGATAACCGAGAAATAGGACGATTTGACTTGAGTGATATTCCACCAGCTCCTCGAGGTATTCCACAGATCGAAGTAGCTTTTGACATCGATGCGGATGGTATTTTGCATGTTTCTGCAAAAGACATATCGAGTGGTAAAGAGCAAAAAATTCGTATCGAAGCTCAATCAGGGCTACGTGAAGACGATATTCAACGTATGCTTAAAGATGCTGAACTTCATGCCGAAGAAGATAAAAAGCGCAAGGAAGAAGTGGAAATTCGCAATGAAGCAGATTCCCTCTCATTCCGTGCGGCAAAATCACTCGAAGAGTATAAAGAAAAGCTACCTAAAGATCTTGTCGATACGATCCAAAGCAAAATCGAGGCTATTAAAAAAGCTTTAGAAGGCGTGGATATCGAGCGTATAAAAACAGCTAAACAAGAACTGGAAACCCAAATGCAACATATTGGGGAAGCCATAGCAAAGGCAGGACACGCAGGCAGCCCTGATGCTTCCTATGGGCAGTCTACGGCAGGTGGCCCAGGAGCTGGCTTTGGTGCTGAGCAGCAAGAATCTCAGAAGCAAGGCAATGGAGAAGAGACGATAGAGGAAGCAGACATAGAAATTATTGATGACAATAAAAAATAG
- a CDS encoding 1-deoxy-D-xylulose-5-phosphate reductoisomerase, with protein MKNLSILGSTGSIGLNTLKVARHLKDKFRIVALAAKSNIDLLEQQALEFHPELVCVYDEKMAMELKRKLPHVEVVTGLEGLQAVATHGKAEMVISAMTGTRGLAPTVAAIQAGKNVGLANKESLVSGGELIMSLIKKNGVHLLPIDSEHSALFQCLNGEDPKKIYRMILTASGGPFRAWSSEQLAQISVEQALAHPTWNMGPKVTIDCSTLMNKGLEAIEAHWLFSIPMEQIEVVIHPQSLIHSMIEFTDGSIMAQMGEPNMIVPIQYAMTYPERHVGMLAKFDFTRIHEFQFYPPDFKKFRCLSLAFEAIRQGGSLPCYMNAANETLVSRFLNKEIGWQDISNKLEKMMSAHPLSKVNTLEDVLAIDEIAREEAKKA; from the coding sequence ATGAAAAATCTCTCAATTTTGGGCAGTACAGGCTCAATTGGTCTAAATACATTGAAAGTAGCCAGACATTTGAAAGATAAATTTCGAATAGTAGCTCTTGCCGCTAAATCTAATATTGATTTGCTAGAGCAGCAAGCTTTGGAGTTTCATCCCGAGCTCGTCTGTGTCTACGATGAAAAAATGGCGATGGAGCTAAAAAGAAAACTTCCTCATGTAGAAGTGGTGACAGGCCTTGAAGGTCTGCAAGCGGTAGCTACGCATGGAAAGGCGGAAATGGTCATTTCGGCGATGACAGGGACGAGAGGGTTAGCTCCTACAGTAGCTGCTATCCAAGCAGGTAAAAACGTAGGATTAGCTAATAAAGAATCTTTAGTTTCGGGTGGAGAGCTTATCATGTCATTAATTAAAAAGAATGGCGTGCATCTACTTCCTATTGATAGTGAGCATAGTGCTCTTTTCCAATGCTTAAATGGAGAAGATCCTAAAAAAATTTATCGCATGATTCTGACTGCTTCAGGAGGCCCTTTTCGTGCTTGGTCTAGCGAGCAGCTAGCTCAAATAAGTGTTGAGCAAGCATTGGCTCATCCTACTTGGAATATGGGCCCTAAAGTGACGATTGATTGCTCGACATTAATGAATAAGGGATTAGAAGCAATAGAAGCACATTGGTTGTTTAGTATACCTATGGAGCAAATCGAAGTTGTCATTCACCCTCAAAGTTTGATCCATAGCATGATCGAATTTACAGATGGATCTATAATGGCACAAATGGGAGAGCCTAACATGATTGTTCCCATTCAATATGCAATGACTTATCCGGAACGCCATGTAGGGATGTTGGCTAAATTTGATTTTACAAGAATTCATGAATTTCAATTCTATCCTCCCGATTTTAAAAAATTTCGTTGCTTGAGCCTTGCATTTGAGGCTATACGCCAGGGAGGTAGTTTACCTTGTTATATGAATGCTGCTAATGAGACTTTAGTTAGCCGCTTTCTAAACAAGGAAATTGGCTGGCAAGATATCAGTAATAAATTGGAAAAAATGATGAGCGCCCATCCCCTATCCAAGGTAAATACTTTAGAAGATGTTCTTGCTATCGATGAGATAGCGCGAGAGGAAGCTAAAAAGGCTTAA
- a CDS encoding site-2 protease family protein translates to MIFSFLYIILAVLALSFLIFIHELGHYYMARRVGMRVETFAIGFGKPIFSWIRDGVKWQIGWILFGGYVKIAGQDLGKDQSSYEAPDSFFSKRPIERVKVAFMGPFVNLLFAFIVFCLLWVSGGRYKNFSEYTSKIGWIDPKSELYKHNVRPGDELISYDNKQFQSSKDHLYAAMMGAHLIQVQGKKVAYDTGVKTPFEFTVKTYPHPAAMEKGILTTGILQPANYILYDRLPNGAENPLPDGSPLQGSEIQYGDRIVWADGELIFSSTQLSSMLNDDRVLLVVQRGDKRFLARAPRIPVQELRFDAHMKDELTDWQYAVDLSHLKLQDLYVLPYNLTNQAVVENSLKFIDKEKEEEAFPPVPFSSLEAALQPGDKILAIHNTPIKSSAELLQQLQSKRVTLIVQRELKAPTPLPWQEADKAFDQKLHWQDLQKIIDSMAALNPLQQAGEFILLNPLEPKTRSQIFLSPEKQAWLAAETLQEKKQIEAVEDPELRARAMQHFTVKEKELMLGLPAAQDSKVNYNPAPTQMFMSVFDEIWRTLKALFTGALNPKWMSGPIGIVQVVHDSWMISMQDALFWIGAISLNLGILNLLPVPVLDGGTIVMSFMEMLTGRKISSKMLEKLVLPFAILLIGMFLYLTINDLSRIFGGFFHW, encoded by the coding sequence ATGATCTTTAGCTTTTTGTACATTATACTTGCTGTTCTTGCACTGAGTTTTTTGATTTTTATTCACGAGCTAGGTCATTATTATATGGCCCGCAGAGTAGGCATGCGGGTAGAAACATTTGCTATCGGTTTTGGTAAGCCTATATTTTCTTGGATACGCGACGGAGTTAAATGGCAGATTGGCTGGATCCTTTTTGGAGGCTATGTCAAGATTGCAGGCCAAGACCTTGGTAAAGATCAATCTTCTTACGAAGCACCCGACAGCTTTTTTAGCAAACGTCCTATAGAGCGAGTCAAAGTAGCTTTTATGGGACCTTTTGTGAATCTTTTATTCGCATTTATTGTTTTTTGCCTACTTTGGGTGAGTGGAGGAAGGTACAAAAATTTTAGCGAGTACACGTCTAAAATTGGCTGGATAGATCCTAAATCAGAACTTTATAAACATAATGTGCGTCCTGGCGATGAGCTTATTTCTTACGATAATAAGCAGTTTCAAAGCTCTAAAGATCATCTGTATGCGGCTATGATGGGTGCCCACCTCATCCAGGTACAAGGAAAAAAGGTTGCCTACGACACAGGCGTGAAAACTCCTTTTGAGTTCACGGTAAAAACTTATCCTCATCCTGCAGCTATGGAAAAAGGAATTTTGACCACTGGCATTCTCCAACCGGCTAATTATATCCTTTACGATAGGCTACCTAATGGAGCTGAAAATCCTTTACCCGATGGTTCGCCTTTACAAGGAAGTGAAATTCAATATGGCGATCGTATTGTCTGGGCAGATGGAGAATTGATTTTCTCCTCTACGCAGCTTAGTAGCATGCTGAATGATGATCGGGTCTTACTGGTGGTACAAAGAGGGGATAAGCGCTTTTTAGCTAGAGCGCCTCGAATTCCTGTGCAAGAGTTACGTTTTGATGCCCATATGAAGGATGAGTTAACGGATTGGCAGTATGCGGTGGATTTAAGCCACCTAAAATTACAAGATCTTTACGTCCTACCTTACAATTTAACTAATCAAGCCGTAGTAGAAAATTCTCTTAAATTTATCGATAAGGAAAAAGAAGAAGAAGCATTCCCTCCCGTTCCTTTCTCATCCCTTGAAGCCGCTTTACAGCCTGGCGATAAAATTCTTGCTATTCATAATACTCCTATTAAGAGTTCTGCTGAATTATTGCAACAATTGCAATCAAAAAGAGTAACACTCATCGTACAAAGAGAGCTTAAAGCTCCTACTCCTCTTCCTTGGCAAGAGGCCGATAAGGCTTTTGATCAAAAGCTGCATTGGCAGGATTTACAAAAGATTATTGATAGTATGGCTGCTTTAAATCCTTTGCAACAAGCGGGTGAATTTATTCTTTTAAATCCTCTTGAACCTAAAACTCGCAGTCAAATTTTCTTATCACCTGAAAAGCAAGCATGGCTAGCAGCAGAAACCCTTCAGGAAAAAAAGCAAATAGAAGCTGTTGAAGATCCTGAGCTAAGGGCTCGTGCTATGCAACATTTTACTGTTAAAGAAAAAGAGCTGATGCTTGGGCTCCCTGCCGCTCAAGATTCTAAAGTTAATTATAATCCTGCCCCCACTCAAATGTTTATGAGTGTTTTCGATGAAATTTGGCGTACCCTAAAAGCTTTATTTACCGGAGCGCTTAATCCTAAGTGGATGAGTGGCCCGATTGGTATCGTGCAAGTGGTGCATGATAGCTGGATGATTAGCATGCAAGACGCTTTATTTTGGATAGGAGCGATTAGCCTTAATCTAGGAATCTTAAATCTCTTGCCCGTTCCTGTCTTAGATGGAGGAACAATCGTCATGTCCTTTATGGAAATGCTGACAGGTAGAAAAATTAGTTCTAAGATGTTAGAAAAGTTAGTTTTACCTTTTGCTATCCTCCTGATCGGCATGTTTCTATATTTGACCATTAATGATCTAAGTCGTATTTTTGGCGGCTTTTTTCATTGGTAA
- the rpsG gene encoding 30S ribosomal protein S7, with product MSRRRRAEKRHIDPEPLYGSTLLAKFINRVMIGGNKSVARRIVYNALEKFAKRIKADNPLEAFEQALENAKPALEVKSRRIGGATYQVPIEIPANRRIAMAMGWIINHSRAKTGRSMEEGLSTELVDCFHNQGTTIKKKDDTHRMAEANKAFAHYKW from the coding sequence ATGTCAAGAAGACGTAGAGCAGAAAAAAGACACATTGACCCTGAACCACTTTATGGCAGCACTTTGCTTGCTAAGTTTATCAATAGGGTGATGATCGGTGGAAACAAATCTGTGGCTCGCAGAATAGTATATAATGCTTTAGAAAAATTTGCCAAGCGCATCAAAGCAGACAACCCTTTAGAAGCTTTCGAGCAAGCTTTAGAAAACGCTAAGCCCGCCTTAGAGGTTAAATCCCGGCGTATTGGTGGTGCTACCTATCAAGTACCTATTGAAATTCCTGCTAACCGCCGCATCGCAATGGCAATGGGATGGATTATCAATCACTCGCGCGCTAAAACCGGGCGCTCCATGGAAGAAGGTCTATCTACAGAGTTAGTTGATTGCTTCCATAATCAAGGTACCACCATTAAAAAGAAAGACGACACCCATAGAATGGCTGAAGCTAACAAAGCTTTTGCTCATTATAAATGGTAA
- the hrcA gene encoding heat-inducible transcriptional repressor HrcA, with translation MKALKLITVKKSAKHNRERQVLMGLIELYLKTGKPIGSHTLKEFRFEELSSATIRNYFSNLEKEGYLSQQHSSGGRIPTTQAFRLYAQEHSTTKQTSEAYQHELQKLRDKETHELASYLQEAAETLSHLAKCAVFLSAPRFDQDYINQIKIVEIDHTRCLCIILTSIGLIQTEIMPLDKRMSTFSLKRMERYFQWRLNRIHQSSSSIDINTPDNLTEEEKNLAQLFYNEIMVRYIVSYSNFTDEDIYRTGFSKLLAYPEMQDVSKLTHCLSLFENVPSMRLLLKECSKKETLKFWIGEDLDFLSAGPQECSVVTVPYYANKQCVGAIGLLGPIRLPYRHLFGLLHNFSENISEAITRSIYKFKITFRQPQRGTISTQPDKPCFLGESSLMLIEHNGT, from the coding sequence TTGAAAGCGTTAAAGCTTATTACCGTAAAGAAATCGGCTAAACATAACCGTGAGCGGCAAGTTTTAATGGGGCTGATTGAATTATACCTTAAAACTGGTAAACCTATCGGCTCTCATACTCTTAAAGAATTTCGTTTTGAAGAGTTAAGCTCAGCTACCATCCGTAATTATTTCTCGAATTTAGAAAAAGAAGGTTATCTTTCTCAACAGCATTCTTCCGGCGGACGTATTCCTACAACTCAAGCATTCCGACTATATGCTCAGGAACATTCTACCACAAAGCAGACTTCAGAAGCCTACCAACATGAACTTCAAAAACTTCGAGATAAAGAAACTCACGAACTAGCTTCTTATCTACAAGAAGCTGCTGAAACATTAAGTCACCTAGCAAAATGCGCCGTCTTTTTATCGGCACCTCGTTTTGATCAAGATTATATCAATCAAATAAAAATTGTGGAGATTGATCATACGCGCTGCTTATGTATCATTCTTACTAGCATTGGCTTGATACAGACGGAAATCATGCCTCTTGATAAGCGAATGAGCACCTTCTCCTTAAAGCGAATGGAAAGATACTTTCAATGGCGACTCAACCGTATTCATCAATCCTCTAGCTCGATAGATATCAACACACCCGATAATCTTACTGAAGAAGAAAAAAATTTAGCTCAATTATTCTATAATGAAATTATGGTACGCTACATCGTTAGCTATTCCAATTTTACCGATGAAGATATCTATCGCACCGGTTTCTCAAAATTGCTAGCTTATCCCGAAATGCAAGATGTCTCAAAGCTTACCCACTGTCTCTCTTTGTTTGAAAACGTTCCTTCCATGCGTTTATTGCTAAAAGAATGCAGCAAAAAAGAGACCTTAAAGTTTTGGATAGGCGAGGATCTTGATTTTCTTTCTGCAGGCCCGCAAGAATGTTCAGTAGTTACCGTTCCTTATTATGCCAATAAACAGTGTGTGGGAGCTATAGGACTGCTAGGCCCTATACGCTTGCCTTATCGACATCTATTTGGCTTATTGCATAACTTTTCAGAAAACATTAGCGAGGCTATTACCCGAAGTATTTATAAATTCAAAATCACATTTCGCCAGCCACAAAGAGGGACGATTAGTACCCAACCGGATAAGCCATGCTTTTTGGGTGAATCTTCCCTCATGCTGATTGAACACAATGGTACGTAA